The following are encoded together in the Bradyrhizobium algeriense genome:
- a CDS encoding nitronate monooxygenase → MKSPICDMLGIEFPLLAFSHCRDVVAAVSRAGGFGVLGATAHSPETIEQELKWIDDHTDGKPYGLDVLIPENISTAGEKDVTWKSLEARISPQHRDFTRNLLKKYGVELTTTNVADNQPQPFDAQRALDVLDVSFRHPIKLIANALGVPPKQMIDMGRTHGVPVAALVGSKEHALRQVAAGVDILVAQGTEAGGHCGEVSTMVLVPEVIKAIKPIRDVPVLAAGGIMTGRQMAACMAMGAAGAWTGSVWLATVESETTEIFREKMIAASSRDAVRSKGRTGKPARQLRSVWTDAWDRGPDSPGALPMPLQSIISRDAFNSIDRAAAAGNAQARDLVTYFVGQGVGLIDSVKSAGAVVQEFKEDFADAVEHMNMLMEE, encoded by the coding sequence ATGAAATCGCCGATCTGCGACATGCTGGGAATTGAATTTCCGCTGCTCGCCTTCAGCCATTGCCGCGACGTGGTCGCCGCCGTCAGCCGCGCCGGTGGCTTTGGCGTTCTGGGCGCCACCGCGCATTCGCCGGAGACGATCGAGCAGGAACTGAAGTGGATCGACGATCACACCGACGGCAAGCCATACGGGCTCGACGTGCTGATCCCCGAAAACATTTCGACCGCGGGGGAAAAGGACGTCACCTGGAAAAGCCTGGAGGCGCGGATCTCGCCGCAGCATCGCGACTTCACCCGCAACCTCCTGAAGAAATACGGCGTCGAGCTGACGACCACCAACGTCGCCGACAACCAGCCGCAGCCGTTCGACGCGCAACGCGCGCTTGACGTGCTCGACGTCTCTTTCCGCCACCCGATCAAGCTGATTGCGAACGCGCTCGGCGTACCGCCGAAGCAGATGATCGACATGGGCCGCACGCATGGCGTGCCGGTCGCGGCGCTCGTCGGCTCCAAGGAGCACGCGCTGCGACAGGTCGCGGCCGGTGTCGATATTCTGGTGGCGCAGGGCACCGAGGCCGGCGGCCATTGCGGCGAAGTCTCGACCATGGTGCTGGTGCCTGAGGTGATCAAGGCGATCAAGCCGATCCGCGATGTGCCGGTGCTGGCCGCCGGCGGCATCATGACCGGGCGGCAGATGGCGGCCTGTATGGCGATGGGCGCCGCGGGCGCCTGGACCGGCTCGGTGTGGCTGGCGACGGTGGAATCGGAGACGACCGAAATCTTCCGCGAGAAGATGATCGCGGCTTCCTCGCGCGACGCGGTACGCTCCAAGGGCCGCACCGGAAAGCCGGCGCGGCAATTGCGCTCGGTGTGGACCGATGCGTGGGACCGCGGTCCTGACAGCCCCGGCGCGCTGCCGATGCCGCTGCAAAGCATCATCAGCCGCGACGCCTTCAACTCGATCGACCGCGCCGCGGCGGCAGGGAACGCGCAGGCGCGCGACCTCGTGACGTATTTTGTCGGCCAGGGCGTCGGCCTGATCGACAGCGTGAAATCAGCCGGCGCCGTGGTGCAGGAATTCAAGGAGGATTTTGCCGATGCGGTGGAGCATATGAATATGCTGATGGAGGAGTGA
- a CDS encoding acetyl-CoA acetyltransferase — MPITSLPEDRIPVIVGVGEIVDRPKDIAAGLEPLALLQEAVRRAEADSGAKLLGELGSLDVVNFLSWRYRDPEKQLAARLGANPAHCYYGPVGGESPIRYIHEAAKRIARGECSVAVVCGAEAQSTATKAERGGIALPWTPFAHDVEEPKRGAAFQKAMAVKLGVFRPITVYPLYESATSAHWGQTPREALAESGALWSTYARVASENENSWLKKRFTPDEITTPTPENRLIAWPYTKLMVANPTVNMGGAVLLTSLAKARAAAVPEDRLVYPIGGASAEEPRDYLVRDQFFESHPQNAVLKAVMDLVEGDGKKFDAIELYSCFPCVPKMARRTLGLGPDVQPTVTGGLTFFGAPLNTYMTHAAVAMVRSLRERGKLGLLYGQGGFVTKHHGLVLSREAPKQALQQDTSVQAEADRNRRKVPDFVTEASGKGKVESFTVIYKGKGEVEHGVVMLRTETDQRALARIPANDTATLKHLLNMDRTPVGSVGDIVTADDGVLEWRAG; from the coding sequence ATGCCAATCACCTCCCTCCCCGAAGACCGCATTCCGGTCATCGTCGGCGTCGGCGAGATCGTCGACCGGCCCAAGGACATCGCCGCCGGCCTCGAGCCGCTGGCGCTACTCCAGGAGGCGGTGCGGCGCGCGGAAGCGGACAGCGGGGCAAAACTGCTCGGCGAACTCGGGTCGCTCGACGTCGTCAATTTCCTGAGCTGGCGCTACCGCGATCCCGAAAAGCAGCTTGCGGCGCGGCTCGGCGCCAATCCGGCGCATTGCTATTATGGCCCGGTCGGCGGCGAGAGCCCGATCCGCTACATCCACGAAGCGGCCAAGCGCATCGCGCGCGGTGAGTGCAGCGTGGCCGTGGTCTGCGGCGCGGAAGCGCAATCCACCGCGACCAAGGCCGAGCGCGGCGGCATCGCGCTGCCCTGGACGCCGTTCGCCCATGACGTCGAGGAGCCGAAGCGCGGCGCGGCGTTCCAGAAGGCGATGGCGGTGAAGCTCGGCGTGTTCCGGCCGATCACGGTCTATCCGCTGTATGAATCCGCAACCTCGGCGCATTGGGGCCAGACCCCGCGCGAGGCGCTCGCCGAATCCGGCGCGCTGTGGTCGACCTATGCGCGCGTCGCTTCCGAGAATGAAAATTCATGGCTGAAGAAGCGCTTTACACCTGACGAGATCACCACACCGACGCCGGAAAACCGCCTGATCGCCTGGCCCTATACCAAGCTGATGGTGGCCAATCCGACCGTGAACATGGGCGGCGCGGTGCTGCTGACGTCGCTGGCGAAAGCGCGCGCGGCCGCCGTACCCGAAGACCGCCTGGTCTATCCGATCGGCGGCGCGTCGGCGGAAGAGCCGCGCGATTACCTCGTGCGCGACCAGTTCTTCGAGAGCCACCCGCAGAACGCGGTGCTGAAGGCCGTGATGGACCTCGTCGAGGGCGACGGCAAAAAATTCGACGCCATCGAGTTGTATAGCTGCTTCCCCTGCGTGCCCAAGATGGCGCGGCGGACGCTCGGCCTTGGCCCCGACGTGCAGCCGACGGTGACCGGCGGACTCACCTTTTTCGGCGCCCCGCTCAACACCTATATGACACATGCGGCCGTCGCGATGGTGCGAAGCTTGCGTGAGCGCGGCAAGCTCGGCCTGCTCTATGGCCAGGGCGGATTCGTTACCAAGCATCACGGGCTGGTGCTGTCGCGCGAAGCGCCGAAGCAAGCCCTCCAGCAGGACACCAGCGTACAGGCCGAGGCCGATCGCAACCGCCGCAAGGTGCCGGACTTCGTCACCGAAGCTTCAGGCAAGGGCAAGGTCGAAAGCTTCACCGTCATCTACAAAGGCAAGGGCGAAGTCGAGCACGGCGTGGTGATGCTGCGCACGGAAACTGATCAACGGGCGCTGGCCCGCATTCCCGCGAATGATACGGCGACGCTGAAGCATTTGCTGAACATGGATCGGACGCCGGTGGGATCGGTCGGCGATATCGTTACGGCAGACGATGGTGTGCTGGAGTGGCGGGCAGGGTAA